In one window of Tellurirhabdus rosea DNA:
- a CDS encoding WD40 repeat domain-containing protein, translated as MYRIPAYAFWLLLCVNGLCFHVPAFGQKKTPPKSLLEDCGSYDEYIRKGRQALNNPDDSHLKDAIQAFRAARECQPSRFREVDKWLDRVFERMEKSRREAVEARVKAELLADNLKRAKAETDALLTSSESVSLALRARDSLRYDPTRALTRAVESIKYDTTSLNMNVLMEAFGLLHYDADTNLGRVVKVLAASPDRNRLAIAWAGKRYISLYDSLYGPERQLRGHRDEVSHLAFSPDGSYLLSAGRDLSIKLWTAAGRFIRTIGQAGAEVRGLAFSSKKEIIVASDNGQIEYYALDGTWLRTKSDTLLLGIAAFAASPTSTDQVVAAGTDGKLFIFGENGRPLVQQLVREADILAIKFSPDGNQLAVTDSRERLYLVDSSGTVQNTLALRRPYPVLHFLDVDNLILAGRNGQALLLNLPTSRPLALVGHKADINVLHHHQNHIFTYGADSTWKQWDFRFKRTPYVFYVSQGASEEVVHLHESGVIDNDSRIELRSRKYQRMVKLTIQTGEGFQSADFVKEDFRNLNQTMQDGRLLTATCEFNGMRATMRPDGTLILWDRNGDVVNTMETGIAGATGILFSTEGTYLMVRAEPDEQSGGRYQNAARLLVYWLPDAILQHPAKPVMVGRVNPRPN; from the coding sequence ATGTACCGGATTCCTGCATACGCTTTCTGGCTTCTGCTCTGCGTGAACGGATTGTGCTTCCATGTACCCGCTTTTGGACAGAAGAAAACGCCGCCCAAATCGCTGCTGGAAGATTGCGGGTCCTACGATGAGTACATCCGGAAGGGGAGACAAGCCCTGAACAATCCCGATGACAGTCACCTCAAGGACGCCATTCAGGCGTTTCGGGCCGCCCGGGAGTGCCAGCCGTCGCGGTTCCGGGAGGTAGACAAGTGGCTGGACCGGGTGTTTGAACGCATGGAAAAAAGCCGCCGGGAAGCCGTGGAGGCCCGGGTGAAGGCCGAGTTGCTGGCCGACAACCTGAAGCGGGCGAAGGCGGAAACCGATGCGCTGCTGACCAGTTCCGAAAGCGTCAGCCTCGCGCTGCGCGCCCGCGATTCGCTCAGGTACGACCCGACGCGGGCGCTGACCCGGGCCGTGGAGTCCATCAAATACGATACGACTTCCCTCAACATGAACGTCCTGATGGAGGCTTTCGGCCTGCTGCATTACGATGCCGATACCAACCTCGGACGGGTCGTTAAGGTGCTGGCGGCTTCGCCCGACCGCAACCGGCTGGCCATCGCCTGGGCGGGCAAACGGTACATTTCGCTGTATGATTCCCTGTACGGCCCCGAACGGCAGCTGCGCGGCCACCGCGACGAAGTGTCCCACCTTGCCTTTTCGCCTGACGGCAGTTACCTGCTGAGTGCCGGACGCGATCTCAGCATCAAGCTCTGGACCGCCGCCGGCCGTTTTATCCGGACCATCGGGCAGGCCGGGGCGGAAGTCCGGGGGCTGGCTTTCTCGTCAAAGAAAGAAATCATTGTGGCTTCCGACAACGGCCAGATCGAGTATTATGCCCTCGACGGAACCTGGCTGCGGACGAAAAGCGACACGCTGTTGCTAGGCATTGCCGCCTTTGCCGCTTCGCCGACCTCCACGGATCAGGTAGTGGCGGCCGGAACCGACGGAAAGCTGTTTATTTTTGGCGAAAACGGCCGTCCCCTGGTGCAGCAACTGGTGCGGGAGGCCGATATTCTGGCCATAAAGTTTTCGCCGGACGGCAATCAGCTGGCCGTCACCGACTCGCGCGAACGACTGTATCTCGTCGACAGCAGTGGAACGGTGCAGAACACCCTGGCTCTGCGAAGACCCTATCCGGTGCTCCACTTTCTGGACGTGGACAACCTCATTCTGGCGGGCCGCAACGGACAGGCGCTGCTGCTGAATCTGCCCACCAGTCGCCCGTTGGCCCTGGTGGGTCACAAGGCGGACATAAACGTGCTCCACCATCATCAGAATCACATCTTTACATACGGCGCCGACAGTACCTGGAAGCAGTGGGACTTTCGGTTCAAGCGTACGCCTTACGTTTTTTACGTCAGCCAGGGCGCTTCCGAAGAGGTTGTTCACCTGCACGAAAGCGGGGTCATCGACAACGACAGCAGGATTGAACTACGCAGCAGAAAGTACCAGCGGATGGTAAAACTGACGATTCAGACCGGGGAGGGATTCCAGTCCGCCGATTTTGTGAAGGAAGACTTCCGGAACCTGAACCAGACCATGCAGGACGGCAGGCTCCTGACGGCCACCTGTGAGTTCAACGGGATGAGAGCCACCATGAGGCCCGACGGAACGCTGATCCTGTGGGACCGGAACGGGGACGTGGTGAACACGATGGAGACAGGCATCGCCGGGGCAACCGGAATCCTTTTCTCGACCGAAGGAACGTATCTGATGGTCAGGGCCGAACCGGATGAGCAAAGCGGGGGGCGCTACCAGAACGCCGCCCGCCTTCTGGTGTACTGGCTGCCGGACGCCATTCTGCAGCACCCGGCAAAGCCGGTCATGGTAGGTCGGGTCAACCCCCGGCCGAACTAA
- a CDS encoding 3-phosphoshikimate 1-carboxyvinyltransferase: protein MDAVHLFPPTGPVRATIQLTSSKSESNRALIINALTGFRGTLHNVSAARDTQTMIRLLQSEDPVADVLDAGTTMRFLTAYFAVTGQHKTLTGTPRMCERPIGILVDALRVLGADIAYLKNEGYPPLVTRGFAQTETNRVAVRGDVSSQYISALLMVGPLLPNGLELELTGEVGSRPYIEMTLKQMEAFGVKASADWTSNTISVPAAAYTPTEYAVESDWSGASYWYSIAALAQEGSELELLGLKELSLQGDSAIADIMRPLGVESTFFPGGVRLTKIPAQTSLAWDFTHCPDLAQTVAVCAAMKQIPLTLTGIESLKIKETDRVAALQNELKKIGAELAEVKPDEEYVVRTDESQSTADESVPRIATYDDHRMAMAFAPVSLRHEIIIEEPGVVAKSYPKFWEDLSLIKS from the coding sequence TTGGACGCCGTACACCTTTTTCCTCCGACCGGCCCTGTTCGGGCAACCATCCAGCTGACCTCCTCCAAAAGTGAAAGCAATCGGGCGTTGATCATCAACGCGCTCACGGGCTTTCGGGGAACCCTGCATAACGTTTCTGCGGCCCGCGATACGCAGACCATGATCCGGCTGCTGCAATCCGAAGACCCCGTGGCCGACGTGCTCGACGCGGGCACGACCATGCGTTTTCTGACCGCTTACTTTGCCGTGACGGGCCAGCACAAGACCCTGACCGGGACGCCCCGCATGTGCGAACGCCCCATCGGAATTCTGGTGGACGCCCTCCGGGTGCTCGGGGCCGACATTGCGTATCTGAAAAACGAAGGTTATCCGCCGCTGGTCACCCGGGGATTTGCCCAGACGGAAACGAACCGCGTGGCCGTACGGGGCGACGTGAGCAGCCAGTACATCTCGGCGCTGCTGATGGTGGGCCCGCTGCTGCCCAATGGCCTCGAACTGGAACTGACCGGCGAGGTCGGCTCCCGGCCCTACATTGAAATGACGCTGAAACAGATGGAAGCGTTCGGTGTCAAAGCGTCCGCCGACTGGACGAGCAACACCATCTCCGTCCCGGCAGCGGCGTACACGCCGACCGAGTATGCCGTCGAATCCGACTGGTCGGGGGCGAGCTACTGGTACAGCATCGCGGCGCTGGCTCAGGAAGGCTCGGAACTCGAACTGCTGGGGCTGAAAGAGCTGTCGCTGCAGGGCGACAGCGCCATTGCCGACATCATGCGCCCGCTGGGTGTGGAGAGCACGTTCTTTCCCGGCGGCGTGCGCCTGACCAAAATCCCGGCGCAGACGTCGCTGGCGTGGGACTTCACCCACTGCCCGGACCTGGCCCAGACCGTGGCCGTCTGCGCCGCCATGAAGCAGATTCCGCTCACGCTGACGGGCATCGAAAGCCTCAAAATCAAGGAAACCGACCGCGTTGCCGCTTTGCAGAACGAACTGAAGAAGATCGGCGCCGAACTGGCCGAGGTGAAGCCGGACGAAGAGTATGTCGTCAGGACTGACGAATCCCAGAGCACGGCCGACGAGTCGGTGCCCCGCATCGCCACCTACGACGATCACCGGATGGCGATGGCCTTTGCGCCCGTCTCCCTCCGCCACGAAATCATCATCGAAGAACCCGGCGTCGTTGCCAAATCCTACCCAAAATTCTGGGAAGACCTTTCTTTGATTAAGAGTTAA